From a region of the Bacillota bacterium genome:
- the argS gene encoding arginine--tRNA ligase, producing the protein MGVIERTVEELRGRLEAAWRAAVAEGELPEGGLPPFAVERPSEPGHGDFTSNLAMLLARTARKPPRAIGEALLRHLPAGAGAAPVREVEVAGPGFLNFHLEPGWIRPVVEEVLRAGERYGQAPANGIRVNIEFVSANPTGPLNVVNARAAAFGDALAAVMAAAGYGAYREFYVNDAGGQFEKLGLAMELRARQELGEAVELPEGVYPGEYVRDLARLWLQQWEAPADPELRLDLLRREDPALREAMGRFAVERIVGEQRRVLERYGVRFDRWSRESEIRARGLDGGPEWVVEELRRRGAVEEREGALWFLSDRWGDEKPRVLRRSNGELTYFVPDVAYHVDKFRRGFDRLIDIWGQDHHGYVARMRAALAALGYETERFEVLINQIVRLVRGGEVVRMSKRQGEYVTMEELLDEVGTDAARFFFLMRTINSHMDFDLDLAKLQGEANPVYYVQYAHARIASILRQGRAEGMTPPGPGEVPAERLTEPAELELMRKLGEFPEEIRLAAEERAPHRIATYVRELATLFHAFYTRCRVLDPAEPELTRARLGLVEATRIVLARGLGLLGVSAPERM; encoded by the coding sequence ATGGGCGTGATCGAGCGGACGGTAGAGGAGCTGCGCGGCCGGCTGGAGGCCGCCTGGCGGGCGGCGGTGGCGGAGGGCGAGCTGCCGGAGGGCGGGTTGCCGCCCTTCGCCGTGGAGCGGCCCAGCGAGCCGGGCCACGGCGACTTCACCTCCAACCTGGCCATGCTGCTGGCGCGGACCGCAAGGAAGCCCCCCCGCGCCATCGGCGAGGCGCTCCTCCGCCACCTCCCCGCGGGCGCGGGGGCGGCGCCGGTGCGCGAGGTGGAGGTGGCCGGGCCGGGCTTCCTCAACTTCCACCTGGAACCGGGCTGGATCCGGCCGGTGGTGGAGGAGGTGCTCCGCGCCGGCGAGCGGTACGGACAGGCGCCCGCCAACGGGATCCGGGTCAACATCGAGTTCGTCTCGGCCAACCCCACCGGCCCGCTCAACGTGGTCAACGCGCGCGCCGCCGCCTTCGGCGACGCGCTGGCGGCGGTGATGGCGGCCGCCGGCTACGGCGCCTACCGGGAGTTCTACGTCAACGACGCCGGCGGGCAGTTCGAGAAGCTGGGCCTGGCCATGGAGCTGCGCGCCCGCCAGGAGCTGGGCGAGGCGGTGGAGCTGCCCGAGGGTGTCTACCCCGGCGAATACGTTCGCGACCTGGCCCGCCTCTGGCTCCAGCAGTGGGAGGCGCCCGCCGACCCCGAGCTCCGCCTCGACCTGCTCCGCCGGGAGGATCCCGCCCTGCGCGAGGCCATGGGCCGCTTCGCCGTGGAGAGGATCGTCGGGGAGCAGCGCCGGGTGCTGGAGCGCTATGGCGTCCGCTTCGACCGCTGGTCGCGCGAGTCGGAGATCCGCGCCCGCGGCCTCGACGGCGGGCCCGAGTGGGTGGTGGAGGAGCTCCGGCGGCGCGGCGCCGTGGAGGAGCGGGAGGGGGCGCTCTGGTTCCTCTCCGACCGCTGGGGCGACGAGAAGCCGCGCGTCCTCCGCCGCTCCAACGGCGAGCTTACGTACTTCGTGCCCGACGTCGCCTACCACGTCGACAAGTTCCGGCGCGGCTTCGACCGGCTCATCGACATCTGGGGGCAGGACCACCACGGCTACGTGGCGCGGATGCGGGCGGCGCTGGCGGCGCTGGGCTACGAGACGGAACGCTTCGAGGTGCTGATCAACCAGATCGTCCGCCTGGTGCGCGGCGGCGAGGTCGTGCGCATGTCGAAGCGGCAGGGCGAGTACGTCACCATGGAGGAGCTGCTGGACGAGGTGGGCACCGACGCCGCGCGCTTCTTCTTCCTGATGCGGACGATCAACAGCCACATGGACTTCGACCTGGACCTGGCCAAGCTCCAGGGCGAGGCCAACCCGGTCTACTACGTCCAGTACGCGCACGCGCGCATCGCCAGCATCCTCCGCCAGGGACGGGCGGAGGGGATGACGCCGCCCGGGCCGGGCGAGGTGCCCGCGGAGCGGCTGACGGAGCCGGCGGAGCTGGAGCTGATGCGGAAGCTGGGCGAGTTCCCGGAGGAGATCCGGCTGGCCGCGGAGGAGAGGGCGCCGCACCGGATCGCGACCTACGTGCGCGAGCTGGCGACGCTCTTCCACGCGTTCTACACGCGCTGCCGCGTCCTCGACCCGGCGGAGCCGGAGCTGACGCGCGCGCGCCTGGGTCTGGTGGAGGCGACGCGTATCGTCCTGGCGCGGGGGTTGGGGCTCCTGGGGGTGAGCGCGCCGGAGCGGATGTGA
- a CDS encoding MFS transporter yields the protein MRRPGGLWRQADFLLFWAGQTVSLFGSQVTLLAVPLIASLRLHATPEQMGLLNAVQWLPWLLFALPAGAWLDRSRRRPAMVAADAGRALVLALIPAGALAGRLSVEWLAGVGFLAGTLTVLFEVGYQAYVPALVERPHLVEANSKLEVSRSLARVAGPSLAGALVHLWGAALAVLADAASFALSALALAGIRRPEPAPERGSEEPPLGAQVAEGLRLVAREPRLRALAATTGTGNFFGSMAEALIILYLTRELHFDAVAVGLIFSEQSAGALLGALAAAPLGRRLGLGRTLVLSAAAIGFGQLGLPLAAGPRAARVAMVVAGGLLTACAIPVYNVHALSLRQAITPDALLGRMNATLRFIVWGLMPLGSLLGGLLGRLLGLRATLLLAAAGAGASALWLVFSPLRGFREARPAPADRQGETGAGA from the coding sequence GTGAGACGGCCGGGAGGGCTCTGGCGGCAGGCGGATTTCCTGCTCTTCTGGGCGGGACAGACGGTCTCGCTCTTCGGGTCGCAGGTCACCCTGCTGGCCGTGCCGCTGATCGCATCCCTCCGGCTGCACGCGACGCCGGAGCAGATGGGGCTCCTCAACGCGGTCCAGTGGCTGCCGTGGCTCCTCTTCGCGCTGCCGGCCGGCGCCTGGCTCGACCGGAGCCGGCGGCGCCCGGCGATGGTCGCCGCCGACGCCGGCCGCGCCCTGGTCCTGGCGCTGATCCCCGCGGGGGCGCTGGCGGGACGGTTGAGCGTGGAGTGGCTGGCCGGGGTGGGCTTCCTGGCCGGAACGCTGACCGTCCTCTTCGAGGTGGGCTACCAGGCGTACGTCCCCGCCCTGGTTGAACGGCCCCACCTGGTCGAGGCGAACAGCAAGCTTGAGGTGAGCCGCTCGCTGGCGCGGGTGGCAGGTCCCTCGCTGGCCGGCGCCCTCGTCCACCTGTGGGGCGCGGCCTTGGCGGTCCTGGCCGACGCGGCCTCTTTCGCCCTCTCCGCGCTGGCGCTCGCCGGGATCCGCCGCCCCGAACCGGCCCCGGAGCGCGGCTCCGAGGAGCCGCCGCTCGGCGCGCAGGTCGCCGAGGGGCTGCGGCTTGTCGCCCGGGAGCCGCGGCTGCGAGCGCTGGCCGCCACGACGGGAACCGGCAACTTCTTCGGAAGCATGGCCGAGGCGCTGATCATCCTCTACCTGACGCGCGAGCTCCACTTCGACGCGGTCGCCGTCGGGCTCATCTTCTCGGAGCAGAGCGCAGGGGCGCTCCTGGGCGCCCTGGCGGCGGCGCCGCTGGGACGGCGCCTCGGGCTCGGCCGGACGCTCGTCCTCTCCGCCGCGGCCATCGGCTTCGGGCAGCTGGGCCTTCCCCTGGCCGCCGGGCCGAGAGCGGCCCGGGTGGCGATGGTCGTCGCGGGCGGCCTGCTCACCGCCTGCGCCATCCCCGTCTACAACGTCCACGCGCTCAGCCTCCGCCAGGCGATCACGCCGGACGCGCTCCTGGGGCGGATGAACGCCACCCTGCGCTTCATCGTCTGGGGTCTGATGCCGCTGGGGTCGCTCCTGGGCGGCCTGCTGGGGAGGCTCCTCGGGCTGCGAGCGACGCTCCTTCTCGCGGCGGCGGGGGCCGGCGCGTCCGCACTCTGGCTGGTCTTCTCGCCGCTGCGCGGCTTCCGGGAAGCGCGGCCCGCCCCCGCGGACCGGCAGGGCGAGACGGGCGCCGGCGCCTGA
- a CDS encoding response regulator: MALILAGRQVRPGAGPRAAWAARSRAERPGERGRVLAVDDKPYIRQLLATDLGLQGYTVLEAADGFAALAIAEREPLDLVLLDLILPGLDGYEVLRRLRASPATAGLPVLILSARVPPEGEASLAGAQGYLVKPFDLDELERQVARWVAYSRREGPDGLPPGLPD, from the coding sequence ATGGCCTTGATCTTAGCGGGCAGGCAGGTGCGGCCGGGCGCGGGGCCGCGGGCGGCGTGGGCAGCGCGGTCGCGGGCGGAGCGGCCCGGAGAGCGCGGGCGCGTGCTGGCCGTCGACGACAAGCCCTACATCCGGCAGCTGCTGGCGACGGACCTGGGACTCCAGGGCTACACGGTCCTGGAGGCCGCGGACGGCTTCGCCGCGCTGGCCATCGCCGAGCGGGAGCCGCTGGACTTGGTCCTGCTGGACCTGATCCTGCCCGGCCTCGACGGCTACGAGGTGCTCCGCCGCCTCCGCGCCAGCCCGGCCACCGCCGGCCTGCCCGTCCTCATCCTCTCGGCCAGGGTGCCGCCCGAGGGCGAAGCCTCCCTGGCGGGGGCGCAGGGCTACCTGGTCAAGCCCTTCGATCTGGACGAGCTGGAGCGGCAGGTGGCCCGCTGGGTGGCTTACTCGCGGCGGGAGGGACCGGACGGGCTCCCGCCCGGGCTCCCGGACTGA
- a CDS encoding helix-turn-helix domain-containing protein produces MDDRILDEDGEPLVLTVAEVARLLRVGQTTLRQALKRGDIPHVRLGRRILIRRDALFAWMEEREQRAAITTG; encoded by the coding sequence ATGGACGACCGCATTCTCGACGAGGACGGAGAGCCGCTGGTGCTCACCGTCGCCGAGGTGGCCCGGCTCCTGAGGGTCGGCCAGACCACCCTGCGCCAGGCGCTCAAGCGGGGCGACATCCCCCACGTGCGCCTGGGCCGGCGGATTCTCATCCGCCGCGACGCGCTCTTCGCGTGGATGGAGGAGCGGGAGCAGAGGGCTGCAATCACCACCGGCTGA
- a CDS encoding topoisomerase C-terminal repeat-containing protein: MSVGPCPLCGAEALEEMEDGWQCPECEWVLWREIGHRPLSDAEAAELCKKGKTAVLSGFRSKAGKPFKAALKVNDEGKVVFDFPERPPAEPVGRCPSCGADVIEYDRSYSCSAWRETGCSFALWKEIAGHQVTRVEATSLLRGETVGPVRLKGRSGRHFRARLRLGEDHRVEFVFDDTAQAVS, from the coding sequence ATGTCGGTAGGACCCTGCCCCCTCTGCGGGGCGGAGGCGCTCGAGGAGATGGAAGACGGCTGGCAGTGTCCGGAATGCGAGTGGGTGCTCTGGCGCGAGATCGGGCATCGACCGCTCAGCGACGCCGAGGCAGCCGAGCTCTGCAAGAAGGGGAAGACGGCGGTATTGAGCGGTTTCCGCTCCAAGGCCGGGAAGCCGTTCAAGGCCGCCCTCAAGGTGAACGACGAGGGCAAGGTCGTCTTCGACTTCCCCGAGCGGCCGCCCGCCGAGCCGGTGGGAAGGTGCCCGTCCTGCGGCGCGGACGTCATCGAGTACGACCGCTCCTACTCCTGCTCGGCCTGGCGGGAGACCGGCTGCTCCTTCGCCCTCTGGAAGGAGATCGCCGGCCATCAGGTGACGCGGGTGGAGGCGACCTCGCTCCTCCGTGGGGAGACGGTGGGGCCGGTCCGGCTCAAGGGTCGCAGCGGCCGGCACTTCCGGGCTCGGCTCCGCCTCGGGGAGGACCACCGCGTCGAGTTCGTCTTCGACGACACCGCCCAGGCCGTCTCGTGA
- a CDS encoding YbaK/EbsC family protein, with amino-acid sequence MHPNVQRVLAALQAAGLTPEVREMPQSTATAREAAEAVGTTVDRIVKSLLWLVDGEPVLVLVSGAHRVDEARLARALAGLLGREPGSVRRADASTVKAVTGFPVGGVPPAGHLRPLPTVVDRSLLDGGEATLWAAAGTPRAVFATTAADLLRLTGGRPAEIAE; translated from the coding sequence ATGCACCCCAACGTGCAGCGGGTCCTGGCGGCGCTCCAGGCGGCCGGCCTGACCCCCGAGGTTCGCGAGATGCCGCAGTCCACCGCCACCGCCCGCGAGGCGGCGGAGGCCGTCGGGACGACCGTCGACCGCATCGTCAAGAGCCTCCTCTGGCTGGTCGACGGCGAGCCGGTGCTGGTGCTGGTCTCCGGGGCCCACCGCGTCGACGAGGCGAGGCTGGCGCGGGCGCTCGCCGGCCTCCTCGGGCGGGAACCTGGAAGCGTGCGGCGCGCGGACGCCTCGACGGTCAAGGCGGTGACCGGCTTCCCCGTGGGCGGCGTGCCGCCCGCAGGCCACCTCCGCCCCCTTCCCACGGTGGTCGACCGGAGTCTCCTCGACGGCGGCGAGGCCACCCTCTGGGCGGCCGCCGGGACGCCGCGCGCCGTCTTCGCGACGACGGCGGCCGACCTCCTCCGCCTGACGGGGGGCCGGCCGGCCGAGATCGCGGAGTAG
- a CDS encoding Uma2 family endonuclease, with protein MPVVEPKLRYDHLRQLPEDGRRYELAEGVLWASSPPRERHQRVVARLVAWLDGLGRAGLGRVYPAPFDVVLSEETVFQPDVLFVREEHRGVVTEENVQGPPDLVVEVLSEATRECDLGLKLRLYAHYGVPETWIVDPDGRSVRIFRRGPEGRYVEETTVRPGQALTSPLLGDARFPVEELFDGGAGLA; from the coding sequence ATGCCCGTCGTGGAGCCGAAGTTGCGCTACGACCACCTCCGCCAGTTGCCGGAGGACGGAAGGCGCTACGAGCTCGCCGAGGGGGTGCTCTGGGCGAGTTCCCCGCCCAGGGAGCGCCACCAGCGCGTGGTGGCCCGGCTGGTCGCGTGGTTGGACGGCCTGGGGCGGGCAGGCCTCGGCCGGGTCTACCCGGCTCCCTTCGACGTGGTGCTCTCCGAGGAGACCGTCTTCCAGCCGGACGTCCTCTTCGTCCGGGAGGAGCATAGGGGCGTCGTGACCGAGGAGAACGTCCAAGGACCGCCGGACCTGGTCGTGGAGGTGCTCTCCGAGGCCACCCGGGAGTGCGATCTCGGGCTGAAGCTCCGCCTCTACGCCCATTACGGCGTGCCGGAGACCTGGATCGTCGATCCCGACGGTCGAAGCGTGCGCATCTTCCGCCGCGGCCCGGAGGGGAGATACGTCGAAGAGACGACCGTCCGCCCGGGGCAGGCCTTGACCTCGCCGCTCCTCGGCGACGCGCGGTTCCCGGTGGAGGAGCTCTTCGACGGAGGCGCGGGGCTCGCCTGA
- the pstB gene encoding phosphate ABC transporter ATP-binding protein PstB: MVTEERPGPRAGVAASSGGAREAAAATQPKIVVRDLNTYYGAKQALKNVSLEAPAHRVTALIGPSGCGKSTFLRTLNRMNDTIPGFRLEGRVLLDDEDVYAPGVDPVALRRRVGMVFQRPNPFPRSIYENVAFGPRLHGLKRKAELDEVVEWSLRAANLWEEVRDRLRDSAFTLSGGQQQRLCIARALAVHPEVLLMDEPASALDPTSTSRIEDLITYLKSEYTIIIVTHNMQQAARISDQTAFFLDGQLVEAGPTSEIFTRPREKRTEEYITGRFG; the protein is encoded by the coding sequence GTGGTCACCGAGGAGCGTCCCGGTCCGCGCGCGGGCGTCGCGGCCTCGAGCGGAGGCGCCCGCGAGGCGGCGGCGGCCACGCAGCCCAAGATCGTGGTCCGGGATCTGAACACCTACTACGGCGCCAAGCAGGCGCTGAAGAACGTCAGCCTGGAGGCGCCCGCGCATCGCGTGACGGCGCTGATCGGTCCCTCGGGTTGCGGCAAGTCCACCTTTCTGCGCACGCTCAACCGGATGAACGACACCATCCCGGGCTTCCGACTGGAGGGCCGCGTCCTCCTGGACGACGAGGACGTCTACGCGCCCGGCGTCGACCCCGTGGCGCTCCGGCGGCGGGTGGGCATGGTCTTCCAGCGACCCAACCCCTTCCCGCGTTCGATCTACGAGAACGTGGCCTTCGGGCCGAGGCTCCACGGCCTCAAGAGGAAGGCCGAGCTGGACGAGGTGGTGGAGTGGAGCCTGCGCGCGGCCAACCTCTGGGAGGAGGTGCGGGACCGCCTGCGCGACTCGGCCTTCACCCTCTCGGGCGGGCAGCAGCAGCGCCTCTGCATCGCCCGGGCGCTGGCCGTCCACCCCGAGGTGCTGCTGATGGACGAGCCGGCCAGCGCCCTCGACCCCACCTCCACCAGCCGCATCGAGGACCTGATCACCTACCTGAAGAGCGAGTACACCATTATCATCGTCACCCACAACATGCAGCAGGCGGCGCGCATCTCCGACCAGACCGCCTTCTTCCTCGACGGCCAGCTGGTCGAGGCGGGTCCGACCAGCGAGATCTTCACCCGGCCGAGGGAGAAGCGGACGGAGGAGTACATCACCGGCCGGTTCGGCTGA
- a CDS encoding metal-dependent hydrolase: protein AGVLSLAGGLALDQGVPWAAWLALAALAGYVSHLVLDLANPTPRMLLWPWSRKRIRPERLPALPDGSLPENALEALLSCLALASGWTVLGPDALWRLREVVRP from the coding sequence CGCCGGGGTGCTCTCCTTGGCCGGAGGCCTCGCCTTGGACCAAGGCGTTCCTTGGGCCGCCTGGCTCGCCCTCGCGGCCCTCGCGGGCTACGTCTCCCACCTCGTGCTCGACCTGGCCAACCCGACGCCCCGGATGCTCCTCTGGCCCTGGTCGAGGAAGCGGATCCGGCCGGAGCGCCTCCCCGCTCTGCCCGACGGAAGCCTCCCGGAGAACGCGCTCGAGGCGCTCCTGTCCTGTCTGGCCCTCGCCAGCGGCTGGACCGTCCTGGGCCCAGACGCCCTTTGGCGTCTTCGGGAGGTGGTGCGCCCGTGA
- the speB gene encoding agmatinase, with protein sequence MRRGGFLGAVERERARAVLVGLPLDATTSFRGGTREAPARVREVSDVLEEYSLELDRSLEEHPLADAGDVAVVPGNVALSLGRIEEAVGELLDEGKLPLGVGGEHLASLGTFRALLARHPDLHVIQLDAHADLRDRYEGEALSHATVLRRMAEALPPGRVHQFGVRSAVPEEMAFARERTELVPVQVLEPVRRLVGSGRLEGAPVFLTVDIDVVDPAFAPGTGTPEPGGVSARELLEALYAMAPLRVIAFDVMEISPPRDLSERTAILGAKLVREAALLWG encoded by the coding sequence GTGCGGCGGGGGGGCTTCCTGGGCGCGGTGGAGCGGGAGCGTGCGCGCGCGGTGCTGGTGGGCCTGCCGCTGGACGCCACCACCAGCTTCCGCGGCGGCACGCGCGAGGCGCCGGCGCGGGTGCGCGAGGTCTCCGACGTGCTGGAGGAGTACAGCCTGGAGCTGGACCGGAGCCTGGAGGAGCACCCGCTGGCCGACGCGGGCGACGTGGCCGTGGTGCCGGGGAACGTGGCGCTCTCACTCGGCCGCATCGAGGAGGCCGTGGGCGAGCTGCTGGACGAGGGGAAGCTGCCCCTCGGCGTGGGCGGCGAGCATCTGGCCAGCCTGGGCACCTTCCGCGCGCTCCTGGCGCGCCACCCCGACCTGCACGTGATCCAGCTGGACGCCCACGCCGACCTGCGCGACCGGTACGAGGGCGAGGCGCTCTCCCACGCCACCGTGTTGCGGCGCATGGCCGAGGCGCTGCCGCCGGGACGGGTCCACCAGTTCGGCGTCCGCTCGGCGGTGCCGGAGGAAATGGCCTTCGCGCGGGAGCGGACGGAGCTGGTGCCGGTTCAGGTGCTGGAGCCGGTCCGCCGCCTGGTCGGCTCGGGAAGGCTGGAAGGGGCACCGGTCTTTCTGACGGTGGACATCGACGTGGTCGACCCCGCCTTCGCCCCGGGGACGGGGACGCCCGAGCCGGGCGGGGTGAGCGCGCGCGAGCTGCTGGAGGCGCTCTACGCCATGGCGCCGCTGCGCGTCATCGCCTTCGACGTGATGGAGATCTCGCCGCCGCGCGACCTCTCCGAGCGGACGGCCATCCTGGGGGCGAAGCTGGTGCGGGAGGCGGCGCTGCTGTGGGGCTGA
- the speE gene encoding polyamine aminopropyltransferase, with protein sequence MNAWFTEEQTRDMRLSLRVRSLLHRERSGYQEIAVYETAEVGRLLVLDDVIMTSERDEFGYHEMISHVALCTHPAPRRVLIIGGGDGGTLREVARHREVEEIHMVEIDERVIEVSRRFLPSIAAAFDDPRLRLHIDDGIEYVRAAAEKGDRYDVILCDSTDPVGPAAGLFSADFFRNAAAALGEEGLYAAQTESPYFNRELLSGVQRDLREAFGRSYLYLSAVPTYPGGLWSFSMGSKGPDPTGAELHFERVEGMPLRFYSPEVHRAAFALPPFVRELLPGEARGAR encoded by the coding sequence TTGAACGCCTGGTTCACCGAGGAACAGACGCGCGACATGCGCCTCTCGCTGCGCGTCCGCTCGCTCCTGCACCGGGAGCGGAGCGGCTACCAGGAGATCGCCGTCTACGAGACGGCGGAGGTGGGGCGCCTCCTGGTCCTGGACGACGTGATCATGACCAGCGAGAGGGACGAGTTCGGCTACCACGAGATGATCAGCCACGTGGCGCTCTGCACGCACCCGGCGCCGCGCCGCGTGCTCATCATCGGCGGCGGCGACGGCGGCACGCTGCGCGAGGTGGCGCGCCACCGCGAGGTGGAGGAGATCCACATGGTGGAGATCGACGAGCGGGTGATCGAGGTGTCGCGCCGCTTCCTGCCCTCCATCGCCGCCGCCTTCGACGACCCGCGCCTCCGGCTGCACATCGACGACGGCATCGAGTACGTGCGCGCCGCGGCCGAGAAGGGCGACCGGTACGACGTCATCCTCTGCGACTCCACCGACCCGGTGGGGCCGGCGGCGGGCCTCTTCAGCGCCGACTTCTTCCGGAACGCCGCGGCGGCGCTGGGCGAGGAAGGGCTCTACGCCGCCCAGACCGAGTCGCCCTACTTCAACCGCGAGCTGCTGAGCGGCGTCCAGCGCGACCTGCGCGAGGCCTTCGGGCGGAGCTACCTCTACCTGAGCGCCGTCCCCACCTATCCGGGCGGCCTCTGGAGCTTCTCCATGGGCTCGAAGGGGCCCGACCCGACGGGAGCGGAGCTGCACTTCGAGCGGGTGGAGGGGATGCCGCTCCGCTTCTACTCGCCCGAGGTGCACCGCGCCGCCTTCGCGCTGCCGCCCTTCGTGCGCGAGCTGCTGCCGGGGGAGGCGCGGGGGGCGCGGTGA
- a CDS encoding ssDNA-binding domain-containing protein, with protein MNPETVRERVQALHRRLEEGIARLQTAGEWQRYLKVQARFHRYSFANTLLILTQRPDATLVAGYRAWQELGRHVRRGEHGIVILAPVVVRSRANEESLPALRAATVSDEESREEEGGHPDLSSRDERVIRFRPVYVFDVSQTEGKPLPEPPVQTLRGHSKAAERLYRALLRMAAAEGIRVAETSELGGAHGVWRPQEREILLLASDPPDQRAKTLAHELAHAWLHPAGYPYEQNRARAETEAESVAYVVSAARGLDTSRYSFGYVLGWAQDPKLVRESGERIQATARRMIDRLEELEHRWEQVERTHAGLGNPRGEREEALALER; from the coding sequence TTGAACCCCGAGACCGTGCGGGAACGGGTCCAGGCGCTCCACAGGCGACTGGAGGAAGGCATCGCCCGCCTCCAGACCGCCGGGGAATGGCAGCGCTACCTCAAGGTCCAGGCCCGCTTCCACCGTTACAGCTTCGCCAACACCCTGCTCATCCTCACCCAGCGGCCTGACGCCACCCTGGTGGCCGGCTACCGAGCCTGGCAGGAGCTCGGGCGCCACGTCAGGCGCGGCGAACACGGCATCGTCATCCTCGCTCCGGTGGTCGTCCGGAGTCGAGCCAACGAGGAATCGCTGCCCGCACTTCGGGCAGCAACCGTTTCGGACGAAGAGAGCCGCGAAGAGGAGGGTGGCCACCCGGACCTGAGCTCAAGGGACGAACGGGTCATCCGATTCCGGCCCGTCTACGTCTTCGACGTGAGCCAGACCGAAGGGAAGCCCCTCCCGGAGCCACCCGTCCAGACGCTCCGGGGCCACTCCAAGGCGGCGGAGCGCCTCTACCGCGCGCTTCTCCGCATGGCCGCGGCGGAGGGGATCCGCGTGGCGGAGACCTCCGAACTGGGCGGTGCCCATGGCGTCTGGCGCCCGCAGGAGCGAGAGATCCTCCTTCTCGCCTCCGATCCGCCGGATCAGCGGGCGAAGACGCTGGCCCACGAACTCGCCCACGCCTGGCTCCACCCCGCAGGGTACCCCTACGAGCAGAACCGGGCGCGCGCCGAGACGGAGGCCGAGAGCGTGGCCTACGTGGTCTCGGCGGCAAGGGGCCTCGACACGTCCCGCTACTCCTTCGGCTACGTGCTCGGGTGGGCCCAAGATCCGAAGCTCGTGCGCGAGTCAGGCGAGCGGATCCAGGCGACCGCCCGACGCATGATCGATCGACTCGAGGAGCTTGAGCACCGCTGGGAGCAGGTGGAGAGAACCCACGCCGGGCTTGGAAACCCACGGGGCGAGCGCGAGGAAGCGCTCGCCCTGGAACGATAG
- a CDS encoding site-specific integrase → MADIRLQALTALQVERALGELLAAGLSPRTAATRLTILKRALSDAVRWGLLPANPAARVKRPKWVGPEMRALDEGEAKQLAQAARTAEETGAGRKYARIILLALATGMRLSEILGLRWSDVGPRELSVRQGLRDGHTPHPPKTAAAMRTIPLADQALQALRRQRHWQLEQRLAWGPAWRQTDYVMTHEDGSPIAERMVELWYKRWIRSVGLREPAPRIHDLRHTWATLQLRAGTPVHVVSRLLGHSSIAVTLSVYAHVLPEETVGAAETADKWLHV, encoded by the coding sequence TTGGCCGACATCCGCCTGCAAGCCCTGACGGCCCTCCAGGTGGAACGCGCCCTGGGCGAGCTGCTCGCGGCCGGGCTTTCGCCCCGCACGGCGGCCACGCGATTGACCATCCTTAAGCGGGCGCTTTCCGATGCGGTACGATGGGGCTTGCTGCCGGCCAACCCGGCGGCGCGGGTGAAGCGCCCCAAATGGGTCGGGCCGGAGATGCGGGCCTTGGATGAAGGCGAGGCCAAGCAGCTTGCCCAAGCCGCTCGGACGGCGGAAGAGACGGGAGCAGGGAGAAAGTACGCCCGCATCATCCTCTTGGCCCTCGCCACGGGGATGCGTCTCTCCGAGATTCTCGGCCTGCGCTGGTCGGACGTGGGGCCGCGGGAGCTGAGCGTGCGCCAGGGACTCCGCGACGGTCACACGCCCCACCCACCGAAGACGGCGGCTGCGATGCGGACGATCCCCCTGGCAGACCAGGCCCTCCAGGCTCTGCGGCGGCAGCGGCACTGGCAGTTGGAGCAGCGACTCGCTTGGGGCCCGGCCTGGAGGCAGACGGACTACGTCATGACGCACGAGGATGGCTCCCCGATCGCGGAAAGGATGGTGGAGCTCTGGTACAAGCGCTGGATTCGCTCGGTCGGGTTGCGGGAGCCTGCTCCCCGGATTCACGACCTGCGGCACACCTGGGCTACGCTCCAGCTCCGCGCGGGGACTCCGGTCCACGTCGTGAGCCGGCTGCTCGGGCATTCGAGCATCGCTGTCACCCTCTCCGTGTACGCCCACGTATTGCCCGAGGAGACGGTGGGAGCTGCGGAGACAGCCGACAAATGGCTCCATGTTTAG